Proteins encoded within one genomic window of Anastrepha ludens isolate Willacy chromosome 4, idAnaLude1.1, whole genome shotgun sequence:
- the LOC128859985 gene encoding putative nuclease HARBI1 produces MTVKEENKRKEDFYRKTKILGVVGCVDCTHISIQCPKTEAKYLYKNNIGIYSINALIICDANLVVRYVDAIHPGENEDSFVWEIIAANEYFKSMYDSGKRHFWLIGDLGF; encoded by the exons ATGACAGTGAAGGAGGAAAATAAAAGGAAGGAGGATTTTTACAGAAAAACTAAGATACTGGGTGTAGTTGGTTGCGTTGACTGTACACATATTAGTATACAATGTCCAAAAACCGAGGCGAAATATCTATACAAGAACAATATAGGAATTTACAGTATAAATGCTCTTATA ATTTGTGATGCCAACTTAGTTGTAAGATATGTCGATGCAATACACCCCGGTGAAAACGAAGATTCCTTCGTTTGGGAAATAATCGCGGCAAATGAGTATTTCAAATCAATGTATGACTCTGGAAAGAGACATTTTTGGCTTATAG GCGACTTAGGTTTTTAA
- the LOC128859984 gene encoding 40S ribosomal protein S9, translating into MVNGRIPSVFSKTYVTPRRPYEKARLDQELKIIGEYGLRNKREVWRVKYALAKIRKAARELLTLDEKDEKRLFQGNALLRRLVRIGVLDESRMKLDYVLGLKIEDFLERRLQTQVFKLGLAKSIHHARVLIRQRHIRVRRQVVNIPSFVVRLDSQKHIDFSLKSPFGGGRPGRVKRKNLKKNQGGSVAVAEEEED; encoded by the exons ATGGTTAACGGACGCATACCGTCTGTCTTCTCGAAGACTTATGTAACACCACGTCGCCCTTATGAAAAGGCACGTCTAGATCAGGAGTTAAAAATCATTGGTGAATATGGTTTGCGCAATAAGCGTGAGGTTTGGCGCGTGAAATATGCTTTGGCCAAAATCCGTAAAGCTGCTCGTGAATTATTGACTCTAGATGAGAAAGACGAAAAGAGGTTGTTCCAAG gtaATGCTTTGCTGCGTCGCTTGGTACGTATTGGCGTATTGGATGAGTCTCGCATGAAGCTCGATTACGTTTTGGGTCTGAAAATTGAGGACTTCTTGGAGCGTCGCTTGCAAACTCAGGTCTTCAAATTGGGATTGGCCAAGTCAATCCATCATGCACGTGTTCTTATCCGTCAAAGACACATTCG AGTTCGCAGACAAGTGGTAAACATCCCATCGTTTGTTGTGCGTTTGGACTCGCAGAAGCACATTGACTTCTCCTTGAAATCACCCTTCGGTGGTGGCCGCCCAGGTCGCGTGAAGAGGAAGAACTTGAAGAAGAACCAAGGTGGCAGTGTTGCTGTTGCTGAAGAGGAAGAAGATTAA